A window of the Arachis duranensis cultivar V14167 chromosome 5, aradu.V14167.gnm2.J7QH, whole genome shotgun sequence genome harbors these coding sequences:
- the LOC107489178 gene encoding uncharacterized protein LOC107489178, whose translation MAMAMQSGIGFSKILIIAGAGYTSTVLIKNGKLSDLIGELQLLVKGWEKSGDHSEGEGEYADAIAAQVRRLANEVRQLTSSRPITVLNGGSGESNLSSLVVPAAALGVVGYGYMWWKGISFSDLMYVTKRSMEKAVSDLTKKLQHASDVIADAKKHLTQRIQHLDDKMLKQNELARSIKDEVAGVRSTITNFHDDLGILHYTVGSLDERLATLSGMQDDANQGLAYLIDFVHGKTRKPPEFLQERLRISAKSRSVLTYQGAPSLMGLKDIAETMRSDLDRSASDGILSDGMDKLEHLRRPLLRAASTR comes from the exons ATGGCTATGGCTATGCAAAGCGGGATCGGCTTCTCCAAGATTCTCATCATAGCTGGAGCTG GCTACACCAGTACCGTCCTCATCAAGAACGGTAAACTTTCCGATTTAATTGGCGAGCTCCAG ttGTTGGTGAAGGGATGGGAAAAATCTGGCGATCACAGTGAAGGTGAAGGTGAATATGCTGATGCCATTGCTGCTCAG gtgcgtcgattggcaaatgaAGTTCGGCAGTTAACATCAAGCAGGCCAATTACAGTACTCAATGGGGGTTCTGGAGAAA GTAACTTATCTTCACTTGTGGTTCCAGCAGCTGCATTGGGTGTTGTGGGTTATGGTTACATGTGGTGGAAG GGAATCTCATTCTCAGATCTTATGTATGTCACTAAACGTAGTATGGAAAAAGCTGTTTCAGATTTGACAAAAAAGCTGCAGCATGCCTCAGATGTCATTGCT GATGCTAAGAAGCATTTGACACAGAGGATCCAACATTTGGATGACAAAATGCTCAAGCAGAATGAATTGGCACGGTCAATTAAGGATGAA GTTGCTGGGGTTCGAAGTACAATTACTAATTTCCATGATGACTTGGGAATCTTGCATTACACAGTGGGATCATTG GATGAAAGATTGGCTACACTAAGTGGCATGCAG GATGATGCAAATCAAGGTTTGGCGTACCTTATCGACTTCGTACATGGGAAAACCCGCAAACCACCTGAATTCTTGCAG GAGCGGCTGAGGATTTCTGCAAAATCCCGTAGTGTTCTAACATATCAGGGAGCTCCAAGTCTGATG GGACTCAAAGACATTGCGGAAACAATGCGTAGTGATTTAGACAGGTCAGCCTCTGACGGTATCTTATCAGATGGCATGGATAAGCTAGAGCATCTGCGAAGGCCATTGCTGAG GGCTGCTTCAACCAGGTGA